A section of the Opitutaceae bacterium genome encodes:
- a CDS encoding Gfo/Idh/MocA family oxidoreductase: MSPPPLASGRNPSTGSGGSRSMVRWLVVGLGDVALRRVLPALLRERRSVIHGVVSRDPAKGAAHAPRVWTDLWDALQDEAIDAVYLATPVFLHHPQALQALRAGKHVLCEKPMTISWAEACEMEQVANREGRLLGVAYFRRYYPKLVEARKLLEQGAVGVPVMAFATCGEWIPKFTAERSWLLDPSQAGSGPLYDIGSHRIDALNFLLGDPVRVTAQMSTTVRPFPVEDGATVLIEYASGVRAMVDARWNTRTAMNEFRIVGTDGVLELSPLDAPGLTCGDRKLHLPCDENRHFPCIEAFVAAVLDGMPLECSAARVRGAARVLDEASREWREALQLKTSVGQAQSMTNDGYT; this comes from the coding sequence GTGTCACCGCCTCCGCTTGCCTCAGGCAGGAACCCTTCGACGGGTTCCGGAGGCTCCCGGTCGATGGTCCGCTGGCTGGTGGTTGGGCTGGGTGACGTCGCGCTCCGGCGAGTTCTGCCCGCGTTGCTGCGGGAGCGCCGCAGTGTAATCCACGGTGTGGTTTCACGTGATCCGGCCAAGGGGGCCGCGCATGCTCCGCGCGTGTGGACCGACTTGTGGGATGCGTTGCAGGATGAGGCGATTGATGCGGTGTATCTCGCCACGCCGGTGTTTCTGCACCACCCGCAGGCACTGCAGGCTTTGCGGGCGGGAAAACACGTGCTTTGCGAAAAACCGATGACGATTTCATGGGCTGAGGCCTGCGAAATGGAGCAGGTCGCGAACCGTGAGGGCCGCTTGCTGGGCGTGGCCTACTTCCGCCGTTACTACCCGAAGCTTGTTGAGGCGAGGAAACTGCTTGAGCAGGGAGCCGTCGGGGTGCCCGTGATGGCGTTTGCGACCTGCGGCGAATGGATCCCGAAGTTCACAGCGGAGCGATCGTGGCTGCTGGATCCGAGCCAGGCGGGTTCGGGTCCGCTCTACGACATCGGATCGCATCGCATCGATGCATTGAATTTTCTGCTCGGCGATCCCGTGCGGGTGACGGCGCAGATGAGCACGACTGTGCGGCCGTTTCCGGTGGAGGACGGCGCAACGGTCTTGATTGAATACGCCAGTGGCGTCCGGGCGATGGTGGACGCACGCTGGAACACTCGAACGGCCATGAACGAATTCAGAATCGTGGGTACGGACGGCGTTCTGGAGCTCAGTCCCCTGGATGCCCCCGGACTCACCTGCGGAGATCGAAAGCTGCACCTGCCGTGCGATGAGAACCGGCACTTTCCCTGCATCGAGGCATTTGTGGCTGCGGTTCTCGATGGGATGCCCCTTGAGTGCAGCGCGGCACGGGTGCGCGGCGCGGCTCGCGTACTGGATGAGGCCAGCAGGGAGTGGCGCGAGGCATTGCAGTTGAAAACATCTGTGGGGCAGGCTCAATCGATGACCAACGACGGATACACATGA
- a CDS encoding putative sulfate exporter family transporter yields the protein MRSNNPSAGGRFNVYLDSESVRDSFDSLEGVYVSTEEGAAGSSLAGGWRGWLLRAMEGAGRVLPGLVLAGLLGWAGAGAVEWVGHGILGLEHSPVSPILITVLLGLLMRNIIGLPKTFESGLTFCVKRLLRIGVALLGLRLSLGMAGEIGVHALPIVACTIVVAFLLVSWLGRWLGVSPRLTHLIGVGTAICGVSAIVATAPSIDAKKDEIGYAVGVITLFGLVALLAYPSMAHGIFAGDARLAGYFLGTSIHDTSQVAGAGLLYQTRYDSHETLAVATTVKLVRNLMMGLLIPIVAWLHHRRSTSGRGAVRRPLSQWIPLFIVGFVCMALVRSVGDMGNRPFGLLEPDTWKMVLTQTGTLSTACLTLAMAAVGLGTDFREFRRLGWRPLFVGMCAALSVGVTSYFLIQYFIAAP from the coding sequence ATGAGGAGCAACAACCCTTCCGCTGGCGGAAGATTCAACGTCTATTTGGATAGCGAATCGGTCCGCGATTCGTTCGACAGTCTGGAGGGAGTCTATGTGTCGACGGAGGAAGGCGCCGCCGGCTCTTCATTGGCCGGCGGCTGGCGCGGCTGGCTGCTCCGCGCCATGGAGGGCGCTGGACGAGTTCTCCCAGGGCTGGTGCTTGCCGGGCTGCTTGGCTGGGCTGGAGCAGGGGCGGTCGAATGGGTGGGACATGGAATCCTCGGTCTGGAACACAGTCCCGTCAGCCCGATTCTCATCACCGTGCTGCTCGGCCTGCTGATGCGCAATATCATCGGGCTGCCGAAGACGTTTGAGAGCGGGCTCACATTCTGCGTGAAGCGGTTGTTGCGAATCGGAGTGGCGCTGCTCGGCTTGCGGCTCAGCCTGGGGATGGCGGGAGAGATAGGGGTTCACGCATTGCCCATTGTCGCCTGCACCATCGTGGTCGCCTTCCTGCTGGTGTCGTGGCTGGGGCGCTGGCTCGGGGTGTCGCCCAGGCTGACTCATTTGATCGGAGTGGGCACCGCCATCTGCGGAGTCTCGGCCATCGTTGCCACGGCGCCGTCCATCGATGCAAAAAAGGACGAGATCGGCTATGCCGTGGGTGTGATCACGCTGTTTGGGCTCGTGGCATTGCTGGCCTATCCTTCGATGGCTCACGGCATCTTTGCCGGAGACGCGAGATTGGCCGGCTATTTTCTCGGCACGTCGATACATGACACTTCCCAAGTGGCGGGGGCCGGGCTCCTGTATCAGACCCGATATGATTCCCATGAGACCCTCGCGGTGGCGACAACCGTCAAGCTTGTCCGCAATCTGATGATGGGCCTGTTGATTCCAATTGTCGCCTGGCTCCACCATCGGCGTTCGACGTCCGGAAGAGGCGCGGTTCGCAGACCCCTCTCGCAGTGGATCCCGCTTTTCATCGTGGGTTTTGTCTGCATGGCGCTGGTGAGGAGCGTGGGGGATATGGGCAATCGTCCGTTTGGACTCTTGGAACCCGATACGTGGAAGATGGTCCTGACTCAGACCGGAACGCTCTCCACGGCGTGTCTGACCCTTGCGATGGCGGCGGTCGGATTGGGGACTGATTTCAGGGAGTTTCGCCGCCTTGGCTGGCGTCCCCTGTTTGTTGGAATGTGCGCAGCCCTGTCGGTGGGCGTGACGAGTTATTTCCTGATCCAGTACTTCATTGCCGCGCCTTGA
- a CDS encoding sulfatase: MKTSLRFAIIAAIGILGGALRGAQPERPPNIVLILADDLGWADLGCYGNTFNESPRIDRLAREGLRFTQFYAGPVCSPTRANLQSGRDQARYGITQHIPGHRRPFAKLTDPVVPRQLPLEVVTFAERLRDGGYATGYFGKWHLGGEEFGPEKQGWQVVTEFTGNLTPSHLPEAVSTPRAAAFLASRAVAFIREHREHPFLLQVSSSAVHIPLTTTPELLAKYRSKTPMPGYPSLPEYAGLIEELDACVGRIVDEIDAAGLAENTLVLFVSDNGGLVHQQDGNIVTSNGTLRGEKGTLYEGGIRVPAVARWKGRIPAQRICGIPALTQDLYPTFLALGGLKMPPPAELDGVSIASLLFDPSARLAPRALYWHLPHYHHGTPASAIRDGDWKLIQLFETDSVELYNLASDPGETTNLADREPQRSATMLAKLAAWRTSVNAQMPVPNPNYDPARASQIGSGKSGKSGSRKGGK, from the coding sequence ATGAAGACCTCCCTTCGTTTCGCCATTATTGCCGCGATCGGGATTCTTGGAGGTGCGCTTCGAGGGGCGCAGCCGGAACGACCGCCCAATATCGTGCTCATTCTGGCTGATGACCTCGGCTGGGCGGACCTCGGCTGTTACGGAAATACGTTCAACGAAAGCCCTCGCATCGACCGGCTCGCCCGCGAAGGCCTGCGTTTCACGCAGTTCTACGCGGGCCCGGTGTGCTCGCCCACGCGGGCCAATCTTCAGAGCGGGCGCGATCAGGCGCGCTACGGCATTACTCAGCACATTCCCGGGCATCGCCGCCCATTCGCAAAGCTGACTGATCCGGTCGTCCCACGGCAGCTTCCGCTCGAAGTGGTGACGTTTGCGGAGCGGCTGCGCGACGGGGGCTATGCGACCGGATACTTCGGAAAGTGGCACCTCGGCGGCGAAGAGTTTGGACCGGAAAAGCAGGGCTGGCAGGTTGTGACGGAGTTCACCGGCAATCTCACACCGTCCCACCTCCCCGAGGCCGTGTCGACGCCGCGCGCCGCGGCTTTCCTCGCAAGCCGCGCCGTGGCGTTCATTCGCGAACACCGGGAACATCCGTTCCTCCTGCAAGTGTCGTCAAGTGCGGTGCATATCCCGCTCACGACAACCCCGGAGCTTCTTGCCAAATACCGGTCGAAGACTCCGATGCCGGGTTATCCCAGTTTGCCGGAATACGCCGGCTTGATCGAGGAGCTCGATGCATGCGTCGGTCGCATTGTCGATGAAATTGATGCCGCCGGGCTGGCGGAAAACACGCTTGTGCTGTTCGTCTCCGACAACGGAGGACTGGTGCATCAGCAGGACGGAAATATCGTCACGTCAAATGGGACGCTTCGCGGCGAAAAGGGAACCTTGTACGAGGGCGGGATCCGCGTGCCAGCCGTCGCGCGCTGGAAGGGTCGGATTCCCGCGCAGCGGATCTGCGGCATACCCGCCCTCACGCAGGATTTGTATCCAACATTCCTCGCACTGGGCGGTTTGAAGATGCCGCCACCCGCAGAACTTGATGGTGTGAGCATCGCGTCATTGTTGTTTGATCCATCAGCCAGGCTGGCGCCGAGAGCATTGTACTGGCATCTGCCACATTATCATCATGGCACGCCGGCAAGCGCGATCCGCGATGGTGACTGGAAGTTGATTCAGCTGTTCGAAACCGATTCGGTGGAGCTCTACAATCTCGCAAGTGATCCCGGTGAAACGACCAATCTTGCTGATCGCGAACCGCAGCGTTCCGCCACAATGCTCGCGAAGCTCGCGGCGTGGCGCACGTCGGTGAATGCACAGATGCCTGTGCCAAATCCCAACTACGATCCGGCCCGTGCCAGCCAGATCGGCAGTGGCAAATCCGGGAAGAGCGGATCGAGAAAGGGTGGAAAATAG
- a CDS encoding 1,4-beta-xylanase encodes MNIDVGYCIYLPPDYAMDSQARFPVVYWLHGGNGNELTGVPAVAPIADRAIRARELPPMIIVFVNGGPLWHYDDPKTGQLGETAFIAELIPLIDRTYRTIADRNHRAIEGMSMGGRGTTRDVFKYPELFCSAAPIGAGYGNEQKAVDAGQHLHNNVFFLAKKYAAQPVPPVRLLLVIGTKDFNYLPNLDYMKFLGELKLPFEKIILDGVSHSNREYYAQLKTATLRFHAESFRLARGK; translated from the coding sequence ATGAATATCGATGTGGGCTACTGCATCTACCTGCCGCCTGACTACGCGATGGATTCCCAGGCTCGCTTTCCCGTCGTCTACTGGCTGCACGGCGGCAATGGCAATGAGCTGACCGGTGTTCCCGCCGTCGCACCCATCGCGGACCGGGCCATCCGTGCCCGCGAGTTGCCTCCGATGATCATCGTGTTCGTCAATGGCGGCCCACTCTGGCACTACGACGACCCGAAGACGGGGCAGTTGGGCGAAACCGCGTTCATCGCCGAGCTGATCCCCCTCATAGACCGGACCTACCGCACGATCGCCGACCGCAATCATCGCGCCATCGAGGGAATGTCCATGGGCGGGCGCGGCACCACCCGCGATGTCTTCAAGTATCCGGAACTTTTCTGCTCCGCCGCTCCGATCGGCGCCGGATACGGCAACGAGCAGAAGGCTGTCGATGCCGGACAGCACCTCCACAACAACGTCTTCTTCCTCGCGAAGAAATACGCGGCGCAGCCCGTTCCACCCGTGCGCCTCCTGCTGGTCATCGGCACGAAGGATTTCAACTACCTGCCCAACCTGGACTACATGAAGTTCCTCGGTGAACTGAAGCTGCCCTTCGAAAAGATCATCCTCGATGGCGTCAGCCACTCCAACAGGGAGTACTACGCGCAGCTGAAGACCGCGACCCTGCGCTTCCACGCGGAGAGCTTCCGCCTTGCGCGCGGAAAATAG
- a CDS encoding sulfatase-like hydrolase/transferase yields the protein MKSVIKLLVICLTPVLACRTLAETSAPRRPNILYIFADDLSYRNISCYKGAYPWISTPNIDRLAGRGVRFTHAYVGTWCMPSRATQLTGLLPYAIESMRSTEPYPSATYDPSQRPFWPSVFRKNAYQTAHIGKWHTGRDTGYGRDWDYQIVWNYSSGRPQREVASEYYLNQTLQINGAPPRVVPGYATDNYTNWAEEYIRGANRDASKPWFLWLCYTAPHAPYTPAERHRDLYPGATVPNPPDIYPPRPGKPDYARIREQWIKGPKGQPIPHRVRPLAAALPLLHDDTLSSWSRQVAQTVQSLDEAVGRLMKSLEETNQLQNTLVVFTGDQGYAWGQHGFDTKVAPYDANIRTPLIVSLPDRLPKSAVSTVPVGGADLVPTFFKFAGIDLPWAMHGHDLGPLLRNPKATWEHPALLAYTAEFFGSDASEFRQSKEPLRSHITVPWWFFVVRDDFKYIRTLTSGVNEELYDLKNDPDELVNLAGDKRHAATVNRLRNLLEQELLRTHASIVNHLPTPQSP from the coding sequence ATGAAGAGCGTGATCAAGCTGTTGGTAATCTGCCTCACCCCGGTGCTCGCCTGCCGCACACTTGCCGAGACCAGCGCCCCGCGCCGCCCAAACATCCTCTACATTTTTGCCGACGACCTGTCGTACCGCAACATCAGTTGCTACAAGGGGGCCTACCCCTGGATTTCCACGCCGAACATCGACCGACTGGCCGGACGCGGGGTGCGGTTCACGCATGCCTATGTGGGAACCTGGTGCATGCCGTCGCGGGCAACGCAGCTCACCGGCCTGCTGCCCTACGCGATCGAATCCATGCGGTCCACCGAGCCCTACCCCAGCGCAACGTACGATCCCTCCCAGCGTCCGTTCTGGCCGTCCGTTTTTCGGAAGAACGCCTACCAGACCGCACATATTGGCAAATGGCATACCGGCAGGGACACGGGGTACGGGCGGGATTGGGACTATCAGATCGTCTGGAACTATTCATCGGGAAGGCCGCAGCGCGAGGTCGCCAGCGAGTACTACCTCAATCAAACGCTCCAAATCAACGGGGCTCCACCGCGGGTTGTGCCAGGTTACGCCACCGACAATTACACGAACTGGGCGGAGGAATACATCCGCGGAGCCAATCGGGATGCATCGAAACCTTGGTTCCTCTGGCTCTGCTACACGGCACCACACGCGCCATACACTCCCGCGGAACGCCATCGTGATCTCTATCCGGGCGCAACCGTACCCAATCCGCCGGACATCTATCCTCCCCGACCCGGAAAGCCCGACTACGCTCGTATCCGGGAGCAATGGATCAAGGGGCCAAAAGGTCAGCCGATCCCGCATAGAGTCCGGCCATTGGCCGCCGCGCTCCCCTTGCTGCACGATGACACGCTGAGTTCCTGGTCGCGCCAGGTGGCGCAGACGGTCCAGTCGCTGGATGAGGCTGTTGGTCGCTTGATGAAGTCTCTCGAGGAGACAAACCAGCTTCAGAATACGCTGGTGGTTTTCACCGGCGACCAAGGGTACGCCTGGGGACAGCATGGCTTCGATACGAAGGTGGCGCCCTATGACGCCAATATTCGCACCCCGCTGATAGTCAGCCTGCCGGATCGTCTGCCGAAGAGCGCCGTGTCAACGGTTCCCGTGGGTGGCGCGGATCTTGTCCCAACCTTCTTCAAGTTCGCGGGGATTGATTTGCCCTGGGCGATGCACGGCCATGATCTGGGGCCGCTTCTGCGGAATCCAAAAGCCACATGGGAACATCCGGCGCTCCTCGCTTACACGGCCGAATTCTTTGGCTCCGATGCCAGCGAATTCCGACAGAGCAAGGAGCCCCTGCGCAGTCACATCACAGTTCCCTGGTGGTTTTTCGTCGTCAGGGATGATTTCAAGTATATCCGGACACTGACTTCCGGAGTGAATGAAGAGCTCTATGATTTGAAGAACGACCCCGACGAGCTCGTGAACCTCGCGGGCGACAAACGCCACGCCGCCACCGTCAACCGCTTGAGAAATCTGCTGGAGCAGGAGCTGCTCAGAACCCATGCCAGCATCGTCAATCACCTCCCAACGCCGCAGTCTCCCTGA
- a CDS encoding MFS transporter has product MNGFLRRVLQPSVNGRPASANALVGFMWGAYFLNYCDRQAVFAMFPVLRADLSMSDVELGLTGSVFLWVYGCCCPIAGQLADRMSKRLLVVGSLAIWSLVTVGTGLAGSAITLLALRAAMGVSESMYMPAAISLTANAHPPEKRSRAISILTTAQILGTVGGSWFGGWMAQLGRWREAFFALGLVGLVYAVPYVLHLRRVNESVAVETRASGGRLAVLPLARVPTFLMLCVVFPIFVFGLWLIYSWLPNFLHEKFDLDLARAAFTATVYLQSGTLAGMLGGGLLADFLYRYTRSSRFWLLTATLLLCAPCLHFMGNASTLAATCTAAAGFGVFSGFLMGNIFPAAFEVVPADTRASAVGILNFCGSLLSGLAPLLGGMWKRTIGIERMFSGTAIAYLAAAVILIAGIRLLFPRDYARVH; this is encoded by the coding sequence ATGAACGGCTTTCTTCGCAGAGTCCTTCAACCCAGTGTCAATGGTCGGCCGGCCAGTGCCAATGCGTTGGTCGGGTTCATGTGGGGTGCTTATTTCCTCAACTACTGCGATCGTCAGGCAGTCTTCGCGATGTTTCCGGTCCTCCGCGCGGACCTCAGCATGTCCGACGTGGAACTGGGGCTCACGGGATCCGTGTTTCTCTGGGTGTACGGCTGCTGCTGTCCCATCGCGGGACAACTCGCGGATCGGATGTCAAAGCGTCTGCTGGTCGTCGGCAGTCTTGCGATTTGGAGTCTGGTCACCGTGGGCACGGGGCTTGCCGGGAGCGCAATCACGCTGCTCGCCCTTCGGGCGGCGATGGGGGTGTCCGAGTCGATGTACATGCCGGCGGCAATTTCCCTGACGGCGAACGCGCATCCTCCGGAAAAGCGTTCGCGCGCCATTTCGATTCTGACCACGGCTCAGATACTGGGAACAGTTGGCGGTTCATGGTTCGGCGGATGGATGGCGCAGCTGGGCCGCTGGCGGGAGGCCTTTTTCGCACTGGGCTTGGTCGGGCTTGTGTATGCGGTGCCATATGTCCTGCACCTGCGCCGGGTCAACGAATCGGTGGCGGTTGAGACACGGGCTTCCGGCGGGCGGCTGGCCGTGCTGCCGCTGGCCCGCGTACCCACGTTTCTGATGCTTTGCGTGGTGTTCCCGATCTTTGTCTTCGGCCTGTGGCTCATCTACAGCTGGCTGCCGAATTTTCTGCACGAAAAGTTCGATCTCGATCTCGCGCGGGCGGCCTTCACTGCGACGGTGTATCTCCAGTCCGGCACCCTGGCCGGCATGCTGGGCGGGGGGCTGCTCGCGGACTTCCTTTATCGGTACACGCGGAGCTCCCGATTCTGGCTGCTGACAGCGACGCTCCTGCTTTGCGCCCCCTGTCTTCATTTCATGGGGAATGCCTCGACGCTGGCGGCCACCTGCACCGCCGCCGCGGGATTCGGGGTCTTCAGCGGCTTTCTCATGGGCAACATTTTTCCCGCCGCCTTTGAGGTCGTGCCGGCCGATACGCGGGCCTCAGCGGTCGGCATTCTCAATTTCTGCGGCAGCCTTCTCTCAGGGCTCGCTCCCCTGCTGGGAGGCATGTGGAAGCGGACGATCGG